In the Mya arenaria isolate MELC-2E11 chromosome 11, ASM2691426v1 genome, one interval contains:
- the LOC128208237 gene encoding uncharacterized protein LOC128208237 has protein sequence MSKARPESTSSEENEMSDFSKYKPDGTENYTPVLNKSSSSSFLNSVDSVEMNGESEVIDEIKQLQSDMLTKLESLDRHFFSPPSNLSGGTSQMNETVSDSNPHCKQRMSLKELSHENFLNISDEIDESFSDLEDGKPTESVKSQESQVYNYILDLESSKASIEVRDMDNDDVELFDENQDTESYSLSTSFGSEDELRDLTDDISVDSDDFFNRIVEACGSKQALSEESKKVEQGSKMIKNAAQTDQSRTGMDAKLSVKQPDMMKSGTADSTVNDADLNNNLVECIGNHHKQPVSANDVKYGVSAGIDISCSQPIRNETGVKSCASNDSRHDSATPDSLRISPELFQPASFSPSVVYGKDHVVGYQQYNPRLSPVDNSRSTLNTPDPVFFEDADSNDPNWFARLSQEIIEDPISTDTAFDANLGSCSMTSEKRYGQPPPNRLPFPTVPPTSAIESFMNQGRAPDISTWNAVSNSLQTGITDFTKKPTCTVPPSVNSFKGSSLSSAFNRGSDRMDTAIASNPFDDDFRNNNTSFMPQQTFHQGLQYIHTRPQPGMPTIWTRQQVPTHQHTCHLGKNQSTSLPHFLSQSVQPPVYRPSATYSLNFSSPVSIGNHYPVNFVSHPSYISGNVARPIPVHASNVVPLANYFQPMNHVTAPAPMSHLPGQSQLNYNGNSGMWSRTATQMSPQLTATRLAADNIVRTSDVNTNFQTNANVESRNSAVTCTAATLVAETNTTSEGIKHSEMVNNTFDDISTDDTSEVRDMSIDESIENRQDVNETDKKNDLNETAGTENDPGLLDVNNNRPFDSVSEMKTVPVSVSTFNQSGVLKTDFSKPEVNLNNPTFGSSIPNTSYVSVQPNVGLSVENLKSVNKVSCQGMPFSTGMQKVLVNMSPIGSLPAQVPAHLKIPKQQFSELYVKRGSYDISGDIALDLCKKKQKTGTAVNKPVTASGASRFQNIRPIAEPAIPVSALLNNLKIPAFSYDGGMLVPYMNSIFTAMADFKRKQDIITGTTSAFGNVTGIHVSQPQTGMPTTVHTANVGLNQSGINTLGGTSVLSCGIQNAGQILNTNLQMEMNQFLNQLNQSRNIPFNLIAQAVPGWTGENLTPNTTDGSTCTVDSKPMMSPKEPAVSGTPLLGMDAQIPVMMQPGASDDDTMPNQSALVDQNNNNNCDQSIDNIEGSEHWIELSESQNNEKAAENDIGETEGGRRRKPNVVCMSACCNDEVTEQELRKIRSVDRKQLNRRRKLRKKRQQRTITPILSAPPRTSPTASCTLEQVAAYRQMPSTGQGMSASVGQCNMTETAGQPEGIGQITMFNQGAEQEYSYSLGTSALCGLLAVEQQGTYANTERLESLEAGNRVGGNQTGGLRVPKVLWEGRDRPSAVHKVAVQIQGNSMSSTQPVVNKGVSVYNPVTQNMKFMLDDKKEDFKARHYNFTRLRIGTYQYSCIGNQTYDKIARVKILFKKRMLVYEFQLNKEAGIAKATPMAEILVPLDSIVAMWAFERDLRVEVNAVPMMHVGTKECLLARSRATVYNRSNCVDLTHDQISQSPYHFVQLRAFCAVKVRALLCKFEPRFEEMFMHPLVEDPSRCLMSQPTSQLVDPSIKIPTSYSGLACPVYQPQSSPAAGSSKEVCCTCSVGCSDGMCECCVAGATCTEGLCACAGCKNPLNILHQMGLPADQARTDPCLMENIYQIAHLAGYVQTPLILECCGTSTILFNCIPGIFTCPKTSCNTQFMYSWCNAQLCREDGNPRNHCLSCARCTDHRNQHCSVCNVCYFAGVCRTFKCPNCHKGQKVEFSSSDLEFTSETETDTEG, from the exons ATGAGCAAGGCCAGGCCTGAGAGTACGAGTTCAGAGGAGAATGAAATGAGTGACTTTAGCAAGTATAAGCCAGATGGAACAGAAAACTATACTCCAGTTTTGAATAAATCATCTTCTAGTTCATTTTTGAATTCTGTAGACTCTGTGGAAATGAATGGTGAAAGTGAGGTTATAGATGAAATCAAGCAGCTACAGAGTGATATGCTGACTAAACTGGAGAGTTTAGACAGACACTTCTTTTCTCCTCCTTCCAATCTAAGTGGTGGTACCTCTCAAATGAATGAAACTGTGTCTGATAGTAATCCTCATTGTAAGCAAAGGATGTCTTTAAAAGAGTTATCACATGAAAACTTTCTAAACATTTCTGATGAGATTGATGAAAGCTTCTCAGACTTGGAAGATGGAAAGCCAACCGAAAGTGTGAAAAGTCAGGAAAGTCAAGTGTACAACTATATTCTTGATTTAGAATCATCTAAAGCAAGTATTGAAGTAAGAGACATGGATAATGATGATGTAGAACTGTTTGATGAGAATCAAGATACGGAAAGTTACTCTTTGTCCACAAGCTTTGGTTCTGAAGATGAATTGAGGGATTTAACTGATGATATTTCAGTAGAcagtgatgatttttttaacagaattgTTGAAGCTTGTGGTTCAAAACAAGCACTGAGTGAGGAAAGTAAGAAAGTAGAGCAGGGatctaaaatgataaaaaatgctgCGCAGACAGACCAAAGTAGAACAGGTATGGATGCTAAGTTATCAGTGAAACAACCAGATATGATGAAAAGTGGAACAGCTGACAGCACAGTGAATGATGCAGACCTGAATAATAACTTAGTTGAATGCATTGGAAACCATCATAAACAGCCTGTTTCTGCGAATGATGTGAAGTATGGAGTGTCTGCTGGTATTGATATCAGTTGTTCTCAACCCATTAGAAATGAAACTGGAGTTAAAAGTTGTGCAAGTAATGACTCCCGTCATGATTCTGCAACCCCAGACAGTCTGAGGATTTCACCGGAACTTTTTCAGCCTGCCAGTTTCAGCCCGTCAGTTGTGTATGGAAAAGACCATGTTGTCGGCTATCAGCAGTATAATCCAAGATTGTCTCCAGTTGATAACTCACGGTCCACTCTTAATACTCCTGACCCAGTTTTCTTTGAAGATGCTGATTCAAATGATCCAAACTGGTTTGCTAGGTTAAGTCAAGAAATCATTGAAGATCCTATTTCAACAGACACAGCATTTGATGCCAACCTAGGCTCTTGCTCAATGACTAGTGAGAAGCGGTATGGCCAGCCTCCACCAAACAGGCTGCCCTTTCCCACTGTCCCGCCAACATCTGCcattgaaagttttatgaaccAAGGCAGAGCACCTGACATATCTACATGGAATGCTGTAAGTAATAGCCTACAAACTGGTATCACAGATTTTACAAAGAAACCAACATGTACAGTACCTCCATCAGTGAACTCCTTCAAGGGCAGCTCGTTAAGTAGTGCTTTTAACAGGGGAAGTGACCGCATGGACACTGCTATTGCCAGCAACCCTTTTGATGATGACTTCAGAAACAACAATACCTCTTTCATGCCCCAACAGACGTTTCACCAAGGTTTACAATACATCCATACACGGCCCCAGCCAGGCATGCCCACCATTTGGACAAGGCAACAGGTTCCCACACATCAACATACTTGCCATTTAGGTAAAAACCAGTCCACCAGTCTACCTCACTTCCTGTCACAGTCTGTTCAGCCACCAGTCTACCGGCCGTCGGCCACATACAGTCTCAACTTCTCCAGTCCTGTTAGCATCGGCAACCATTACCCTGTGAACTTTGTTTCTCACCCATCCTACATATCAGGTAATGTTGCTAGGCCTATTCCTGTCCATGCCAGTAATGTGGTGCCTCTCGCCAACTATTTCCAACCCATGAACCACGTCACTGCACCAGCTCCTATGTCACATTTGCCTGGCCAATCACAACTTAACTACAATGGTAACTCTGGCATGTGGTCAAGAACAGCTACACAAATGTCACCACAATTAACTGCAACTAGACTAGCGGCAGATAATATAGTAAGAACTTCTGATGTGAATACAAACTTTCAAACGAATGCCAATGTTGAAAGTAGAAATTCGGCAGTAACCTGCACAGCAGCGACGTTAGTTGCAGAAACCAACACCACTAGTGAAGGTATAAAACATAGCGAGATGGTCAACAATACTTTTGATGACATTTCAACAGATGATACTTCTGAAGTTAGAGACATGTCCATTGATGAATCAATTGAAAACAGACAGGATGTCAATGAAACAGATAAGAAAAATGACTTAAATGAAACTGCTGGTACAGAGAATGATCCAGGACTCCTAGACGTGAATAATAATAGACCATTTGACTCAGTCAGTGAAATGAAAACAGTGCCTGTTTCTGTTAGTACATTTAATCAGAGTGGTGTTTTGAAAACAGACTTCAGTAAACCAGAAGTGAATTTAAACAATCCAACATTTGGCAGTAGTATTCCAAACACAAGTTATGTGTCCGTTCAACCAAATGTTGGATTAAGTGTTGAAAATCTTAAAAGTGTTAACAAAGTATCTTGTCAAGGAATGCCATTTTCCACAGGCATGCAGAAAGTGCTTGTTAACATGTCTCCCATCGGAAGCCTGCCAGCTCAAGTTCCAGCTCACCTAAAAATTCCTAAACAGCAGTTTTCAGAGCTGTATGTGAAAAGAGGATCATATGACATCAGTGGTGACATTGCTCTAGACCTGTGCAAGAAGAAACAGAAAACCGGCACAGCTGTCAATAAGCCAGTAACAGCCAGTGGTGCTTCAAGGTTTCAGAATATCAGACCAATAGCTGAACCAGCAATACCTGTTTCAGCTTTACTCAACAACTTAAAAATTCCAGCTTTTTCATATGATGGTGGGATGTTGGTGCCTTATATGAACTCCATCTTCACTGCAATGGCAGACTTCAAGAGAAAGCAGGATATCATTACCGGTACCACCAGTGCTTTTGGGAATGTGACTGGTATACATGTCTCACAGCCTCAAACTGGTATGCCCACTACTGTCCATACAGCCAATGTTGGTTTAAACCAGTCTGGTATAAACACCTTGGGTGGGACATCAGTTTTATCGTGTGGAATACAGAATGCAGGCCAGATACTAAACACGAATCTTCAAATGGAGATGAATCAATTCCTAAACCAACTGAATCAAAGCAGGAACATTCCATTCAACTTAATTGCCCAGGCTGTCCCTGGTTGGACTGGGGAAAATCTGACCCCTAATACAACAGATGGATCAACATGTACAGTTGACAGTAAGCCCATGATGAGTCCTAAAGAACCAGCTGTCAGTGGGACTCCACTACTTGGCATGGATGCTCAGAT CCCAGTTATGATGCAGCCAGGGGCTTCAGATGATGATACAATGCCCAATCAATCGGCTCTGGTTGACcagaacaataacaataattgtGATCAGTCCATTGACAACATAGAAGGGTCGGAACATTGGATAGAACTGTCAGAGagtcaaaataatgaaaaggcAGCAGAAAATGACATAGGTGAAACAGAAGGTGGAAGGAGAAGGAAACCAAATGTTGTGTGTATGTCGGCATGTTGTAACGATGAAGTGACTGAGCAGGAACTGAGAAAGATCCGATCGGTTGACAGAAAACAGCTGAACAGAAGAAGAAAGCTGCGTAAAAAGAGGCAGCAAAGAACTATTACCCCGATCCTCTCGGCCCCGCCCCGTACATCCCCAACAGCTTCATGTACGCTAGAGCAGGTAGCTGCGTATAGGCAGATGCCTTCAACAGGGCAGGGGATGTCTGCCTCTGTTGGACAGTGCAATATGACTGAGACTGCAGGTCAGCCGGAGGGAATCGGACAGATAACAATGTTCAATCAGGGTGCTGAACAGGAATACTCCTATTCGTTAGGGACCTCTGCTCTGTGTGGTCTCCTTGCTGTGGAGCAGCAAGGCACATATGCTAACACTGAACGCTTGGAGAGCTTGGAAGCAGGAAACAGAGTTGGTGGGAACCAGACTGGAGGACTCCGTGTTCCAAAGGTGCTATGGGAGGGAAGAGATAGGCCGTCTGCTGTCCACAAAGTGGCTGTCCAGATACAGGGAAACTCAATGTCAAGTACACAACCAGTTGTGAACA AGGGTGTGTCTGTATACAATCCTGTCACACAAAACATGAAGTTCATGTTGGACGACAAAAAAGAGGATTTTAAGGCTCGACACTACAATTTCACGAGACTGAGAATTGGAACATATCAG TATTCCTGCATTGGTAATCAAACCTATGACAAGATAGCAAGAGTgaagattttgtttaaaaaaag GATGTTGGTGTATGAATTCCAACTTAACAAGGAAGCGGGCATTGCCAAAGCTACACCTATGGCTGAAATTCTTGTACCGTTGGACTCCATTGTGGCCATGTGGGCTTTTGAAAGAG ATTTGCGTGTTGAGGTGAATGCTGTCCCCATGATGCATGTTGGTACAAAGGAGTGTTTGCTAGCCAGGTCGCGGGCCACGGTGTACAACAGGTCCAACTGTGTTGATCTCACCCATGACCAGATCTCTCAGTCCCCGTATCATTTT GTGCAGTTGAGAGCGTTCTGTGCAGTAAAGGTGCGTGCATTGCTGTGCAAGTTTGAGCCCCGTTTTGAGGAGATGTTCATGCATCCATTGGTGGAGGACCCATCCAGGTGCCTCATGTCCCAGCCAACCAGCCAACTGGTGGACCCTAGCATCAAAATACCTACGTCTTACTCTGGACTGGCAT GTCCAGTATACCAGCCCCAGAGTTCTCCTGCTGCAGGCTCCAGCAAGGAAGTTTGCTGCACGTGCAGTGTTGGGTGCTCAGATGGCATGTGTGAGTGCTGTGTGGCAGGAGCCACGTGCACAGAAGGCCTGTGTGCCTGTGCTGGGTGCAAAAACCCACTCAACATCCTCCACCAGATGGGTCTCCCAGCTGACCAAGCCCGCACTGACCCATGCCTCATGGAAAACATCTACCAG ATTGCTCACCTAGCCGGCTATGTACAAACGCCGCTGATACTGGAGTGTTGTGGGACATCCACCATACTGTTCAACTGCATTCCCGGGATTTTCACCTGCCCGAAAACCTCGTGCAACACACAGTTCATGTACTCCTGGTGCAATG CCCAGCTATGTCGGGAGGATGGAAATCCCCGTAACCACTGCCTCAGTTGTGCCCGGTGCACCGACCACAGGAACCAACACTGCTCT GTTTGCAATGTGTGCTACTTTGCGGGTGTGTGCCGTACATTCAAGTGCCCAAACTGCCACAAGGGCCAGAAAGTGGAATTTTCAAGCTCCGATCTCGAGTTCACTTCAGAGACAGAGACTGATACAGAGGGCTGA
- the LOC128208243 gene encoding protein cornichon homolog 1-like yields the protein MAFTFVAACYILALVLTAVLIFFAIFHIIAFDELKTDYKNPIDQCNSLNPLVLPEYFVHIFFTMLFIFSMQFSTVILNSPLIIYHIRRYKNRPVMSSPGLYDPTTIMNADQLNRAIREGWVKLAFYLISFFYYLYSMIFELVSS from the exons ATGGCGTTTACGTTTGTTGCAGCTTGCTACATTTTGGCTCTTGTTTTGACTGCAGTACtcatattttttgcaatattccAT ATAATTGCTTTTGATGAGCTGAAAACAGATTATAAAAATCCAATCGACCAATGTAACAGTCTGAATCCG cTGGTGCTGCCCGAGTACTTCGTACACATATTCTTCACGATGCTGTTCATATTTTCCATGCAGTTTTCCACAGTGATCCTGAATTCACCTCTTATCATTTACCATATCAGAAG GTACAAGAACCGGCCAGTCATGAGTTCCCCTGGACTTTATGATCCCACAACGATCATGAACGCAGACCAGCTCAACCGGGCAATACGCGAGGGATGGGTTAAACTAGCCTTTTACCTAATCTCCTTCTTCTACTACTTATACAG CATGATTTTTGAACTTGTATCGTCATAA